AAAACTTcataaattgaaataaacAAGTTCTATAAAATTgttaaatcttcaaaacATATTCCCTTCCCTTTGTCACATTAAtctaaaatattcattactTTTCATTTGactataattaaaatactATTAGGCGGGAACATCCCAAATTCTGAATTACTTGAcaaaaagagaaattgctctaataatttctaaAGAGAGTGCAATACTTTGATCAAATGTatattttgatgaaatatTGCTAATATATCTGAGAATCTTGACCACTCCATTTCTGGtataatcaaaaatttgtttgaaGTGGATTTCTATATTAACAATAGGTCTTGCGAGTAGATCTATAAGATTATGACTAGGATTCAATAATTCCATTGGCCAAGGGAAAGGCTTGCTATAGCTTGAAACTAAAACCCCATTTACAATTAAGTAGCCATCTGTTGTTAATGGAGCATACCTTCCCACATACTcgtaatttttttgattgcTGTTTACATTAGAAATTATCGAGACTTGTGTTACCCACCCAACTCGCTCTTTTGAATAGATAATTACTGAGTCACCAACCCTAATATCCTTTGCTTGGATTGAAGTaagtttcttttttttctcaagTTGAGGAGTGACTTCAATTCCAATAGCTTTTTCAATTTGACTAGGATAATAACAATTTCCTTCGTGTGGTTTTTCTCCAAGGTATTGTATGAATATTAGATGATTCGGAGAAAGAACCAGAGGTTTCTCCATCCCTAAATATTCTACTTGAATCCATTCATCATCCaagtatatatttttatctttatgTAACATTATTTCAACTTTGCTGTACTTAAATTTCATTGTGTTAAGATCTCTAATTAAAACATACTCTCCAATTCTTAAATCTTCCAACTTTATTTCTCCCCTTTCTCTAGTGATTACTAAGCTATTTCCTGGGAAAcacaaattatttgattgaCTCTGAGCCCCACAATTTGGATTATAAGGATAATCATCCTCATCAAGTTCATTAGACAAGTAACCAATATTTATCAGTTGGCCTACACAGGAAGAGGGAAATGCTAATGAAATGGCATTTGAAATAACATTCCCCCACCCAGACCTAAATCCGGTTCCTCCTGCTGACATTCCTGAAAATGTATCAAATATCGATTTGGTTCTAACTCGAATAAAACTTAGatttgaatgaaataaatCCACATTTTTGCGagattctttattaaaccAGAATAATTCAACAAGTATAGTTAACCAGAGAAagcaaataatttttatattattaactttCATTTACTCAAACCAAACCTCAATATTTAGCTATATCATTAGATTAGTTAAagttacaaaaaaaatttaattaataaaactcTCTGCATTCAACCAATATCAATCTGGCTATTTTTTAgtttgatttaattattaatacaacTCTCCTTCTAGAACTTGATTCCTATAttcttccttttttttaatcacTACcacatttttattaaattgtcacttattgaaatttgtGAGTACACACATTCAACTATTTGGCGCCACAATGCGGCGCCAAATTGCCGGTACTTGAAAAgatcaaaaagaatttttgaaaagaagTCAAgtggaaaaaaattacaaataaataaataactaGAATTGTAAGCAAAATTTATACAAACCTAGATTAAATGCATGGCAGAGTGAAGAGCGAGCAGAAGGAACTTACTGAGGAGGAAAAGCAGTACATAGCAAGAGCAAAGCGGCTTTTTGATGAATGCATAGAGTTAATTAATCAAGATCAAAAAGAGTCAACCTTTTCAGTAAAAACTTTGGAATTAACTGaaaagattttgaagattaATACAGAAGTAGCAACTATGTGGAATTTCAGGAAAAGCTACATTATTTCTGAGCAAAGCAATACACAActtattgataatatattaaacaatgaattaatattgacaGAAAGTCTGTTCAAAAATGACCCAAAATCTTACAATCTTTGGTCAAATAGAGCCTGGTTACTTGAGTTTATTGTGAATCTTAAGGATGCTGACAAAATTCTACTTAAGGTTGAAGaagattatttgaagaatatttcaaattttgataacTTAAATTATATACAACCATTTAAAGAGTCCTTAGCTAAGTACAGCAATATAAGATTAAAGTTATTGATAAATGAATTAGAGCTTTGCAATAGGTTATTTGAAGTAGATGATCGCAATTTCCATTGTTGGAGACATCGATCATTTGTTCTTTGTTGTTTAAGATATATTTCTGTTATTATATCATGGAACACCTTTCTAGAAGAAATGCAACTACAAGAACTAGAATTCCTTAATAGAATGACAGAAAccaatttttcaaattattctGCTTGGCATCATAGGACTTTACTTGCGTTTGGACACCAATTTAACAGCATAAAAGACTTTAATAGAGAAGCAGAGTTTGTGCATACAGCAATTTATACTGAACCAAATGATCAGAGTATTTGGCAATACTATTTTTGGCTAATGGGTGACTTTCTTCCTAAGATACTCTTTAAAAATGAACAATTTAAAGTAACTCCATCATTTCATATCAAAGATTTACAGGTTGAATTTCCTGAAAACAAAGATGATCAAATAGTAATTCacattaaattttcattacCTTGTTTGATTAATAGTTCTACATCAAGCCTATCAATAGAATCTGATGATGGTTCCACAATCACTTTTGAAAAAGGTACCTGGGAACCAATTTATGAGGACTATGCAAGCATCTATGGCTTTTTTAACTCCAAACTAAACTCTGATTTTGACAATAAACGTAAAAAACGAACTGCAACTTGGAGTTATTCTTTATCtctaaaagaaaattcCCAAGATGAAATTAGATCCATCACTAATTTACTAAGTAATTCCCCATCcatttttctaataatatctGCTGCACATTCTGATACAACATATACAAACACTCCATCTTGGAACTTAAATGACCCagaatataaaaatgaaacGTTTTCATCACTCAGAATTAGtccaaaattaattttggatGAATACAAATTCTACAGTTTTAATACACGTACAAATGACAATATAGTTActtgtaaatattattttcagtCAGAATCTTCCAAATCTCAACTTAGAGAATGGATTGGAATTCTTCAAAGTGAATTTGACCTTTTAAAGAGCATACAAGAATTAGAGCCTGAATGTAAATATCCTATAATAGCACTTAAGTATGTAAATGACATCTATCATCTATGCTCTCCGCCAGATATTGCGGAGaatgaaaaaatgaaaGTGGATCCAGAAATGATAAAACTGCTACCAACTATAGATCCTCTAAGAAAATTATACTATAGTGAAAAGTTCAATATTGCATAATATTCACAAAATTCCCAATACAAATTGAGGAAAATACCTGTAAGATGAGctatattcaaattaggGAGGAATCCATCATTCGAAAAAACTCTTATAAGACAATTTCCTCCTGATCGTCTTCCATATCCATCATGCTAACATCTGTGTTACCACTAAATTTATCTATAAATGATTTTCTCTTTTCAACGATcttattcattttcttctcGCTCTTTTTAAGAGCTTTCTGGCGAGAAATATCACTCATTGTTGTTGTTTGTGCTAAAGGAATTTCAGGTCCCTTTAGTAATGTAGCATTTCTCTCAGTTTCCTTATCAACTAAAGTCCTCTGTGTCTGCTGCTGCTTCATTAATCTAGTCTTGTAGAATCTCTCCTTTCTTGATTCCTTAATCTTTTCCACCAATTTCATTGCCTTGATTGTCTTAATATATAGCTCTCTGTCATATCTTATTGGGCAAttcctcttcttttcaaattcaaatgtaGTATCCATAATCATTTCTTTTCCACGAGTCTTTCTATATGCCTTGGTCCATTTGGACTTTCTTGGGTTATGCTTCATCTTAAAATGTCTATGGCATTTACTTCTGCAAAACCTGAAAATTTTGGCATCATTTCTTACAAAAGTTACACCGTGACCTGGATATATATTACTTGAACAGTACCAACACTTCTCAATACGCATATTTTCTGTGCTCTTCTATTATACAGTCAAATGCTACTCTTGGGACAACGCActtcttcttttataaATGTATCAATCTTTTAGTTCAAAGTCTGACTTCAAGCTAACTTGTCTCTTAGAATGTTACTTTATATCAGACGTTTCAAATTCCTTAGATTACTTATAGCTCTACTCGAGATACTAGAACTACACCTGAATTGTTCCAAATACTTTTCCAGCCCTCTTTCTACTACTTTTATAGTTATCCCCTTGTAACTTATGTTTTTTTATTCCCTCCTTTTTATTtatctattattattagtcAAAAAATACATGGCGCCAAAATGGGTCCACATGTGGCGCCATTAGCaacaatataataataaagaaaatctGAAAATTGATTAAAGTAATTACAGAAAGACCGGCAAGAGTTTGCCTTAATGCCCTTAAAGTAGGTTTAGAGAAGGGAGGTTTGAAGAATGTCTCACGGTTTAAGTTATGAGGACTGCAATTTCCCCATTGTATGCGACAGATGCTTGGGTGAAAGCAAGTTTCTCAGAATGACAAAATCAAACCAAGAAAGATCTTGCAAGATTTGCAATCGACCATGCACAATGTTTCGCTGGAAGCTTCACAATTCCAAAAAATACAATCAAACCACAATATGTTATTCTTGTGGTAAAATCAAGAATGTATGCCAATCATGCGTAAGTGATTTAAACTTTGGATTATCATTATATGCCAGAGATGACTATATAAAGAGTAAAAAAGAACAAGGAGATGAAACTGCTCTTCAAATTATGAATATTCCGGATAGCGTAGATAACAGGGATCATTTCATGGAGAATAAATTGAATGGAAATGATGAAACCTTTATTAAGAGAATTGATGAAAACCAGAAAAAGAGAaaggaaatattaaaaaagattttgGCAAAGGATGACAAAATTGAAGCAAAAGAAGTGACCAATTATAGTAAGAATACCACAGAATGTGGCTCTAGTTCTAAAACTACAATCAAAAGTATTTCGAAAAATTGAATACTTAATACTTTAATAAGTATATTTGTAGCCATAATGCCACTATATATAAATGCATACATTTCATtatacaaatatatttttcataAAAGCCTTCTAATAGTTAAAAATCTGTTgctaattttttttttttatcaattcGATGTCAAGTCATTCATTTACCTCATCACTTTGTATCATTTCTGAAACTACATGATCACTGGAAGATGATTGCTCGGAAGGCTCTGCTGCCTGACCTGAAGTAGTTTTGtctaaaatattaatggtaTTTGAGCTTTTTTGGCCGGCTTGAAGGAACAATTTATCATCCTGCTCACCTTGCGTTGGTGTGATCAACCTTTCGCTGTTGTCTTTTTGAAGTTCATTGAGCATTCCAACTTCACGACTCTGAGAATCTACTTCATTCAAATCATTGATAATCTCTGATTCAACTTCAGCTCCAACTATTTGGTCATTATCATCGTTTTCTATATCTCTAATTTCCTTTTCTGCTTCTTGCTCCAACTTTTGTTCCTCTTTAATCATCTCCTCATTCCTTCTATTAATGCTATCAGAGAGCTtctcaaattcttctttagaCGGTAGTTCAAGGCCTTCTTTTAAGCCCTGATCTTCACTATTCTCTGGATTTGCCTCAATTAAATTCACAATCTTTTCTCCACCAGCCTTATTATTTGCTTCCAATTTGTTCAGAATGCTCATTCCTCTGAACGATGGCTGATCATACATACTTTCTGCCAactcctcctcctcctgTTCTTCCTTATTCTTGGagatttgtttattttgaatcttggccttttttttcttaatcGCATTTCTTCTCTTCTTTCTCTTATTTTTCTGAAcatctttttgaatttcttcTACAACCTCACTCGATTGTTCAAAATTATCTTCTTTATCATCGCCaacttcattattatttctaatttcttCCCCAAGCTCTTTTGCTATTAAATCAACTTTTCCCTCTCCAAATGAAACTGAGCTTAGctcttttgaaatatccTCGCCTTGAGCTTCTGTTGAATCGGTATCTGTATCTGTGCTTGCCTCTGTACTTGAACCTTCCGAAAAGTCAGATATTCTATTCTCAATTTCCTTTTTATCATCTGGATGAACTAAAGCAAGAACTTCCTCTGATAACTCCTTCAAATTGATATTTACCATGTGAGCAATAGTCTTTGGTGAAACTACTCCAGAAATTGTCTTGTCCCCAATTAGCCAAGTTGGATAAGATGtgattttttcttcaacaCAACTTGTCCAAGAATTTCTATTCTGATCAAAGTTGCAGtcaaaatatgaattatTGTCTTTAAGTACTTGAATAGCTGCTTTTCCCCACTCCAGTTCAGTTGCAATTGCTGCAGGTGAAGTACTTATTGTGTAATATTTTCCTCCAGATTCTACATACCTTTCAATAATCCTTCTATTGATTATTTCCTCTCCTTTAGTTAGTTTTCTAATATTCATAACTTCTGAAGTTAGGTCTTTTACTTTTCCAGTAATTTGATAGTTTCTTGAATACATCATAAATATAAACACAATAGAACTTGCAACAACTATTCCAAATAACCTGAAACTTTCTGTATAAGTACTAAGAACTCCAGGTATCCATGTTAAAATAAGAGCTAAACCAATTACAGAAGACTTGAGTAAAAATGTCACTGATCTagtattatattcaaataagcCAATAAACAAGAAGTAGCAACTCATAATTGCAATAAAGTTAGTCATCATGAAAACTATTCTATTCCATATTCCAATGCTATCTATCCAATTCAAAATAGAAGAAGTATAACCCTC
This Cryptosporidium parvum Iowa II chromosome 7, whole genome shotgun sequence DNA region includes the following protein-coding sequences:
- a CDS encoding hedgehog-type HINT domain protein, possible animal horizontal transfer, signal peptide, with product MKVNNIKIICFLWLTILVELFWFNKESRKNVDLFHSNLSFIRVRTKSIFDTFSGMSAGGTGFRSGWGNVISNAISLAFPSSCVGQLINIGYLSNELDEDDYPYNPNCGAQSQSNNLCFPGNSLVITRERGEIKLEDLRIGEYVLIRDLNTMKFKYSKVEIMLHKDKNIYLDDEWIQVEYLGMEKPLVLSPNHLIFIQYLGEKPHEGNCYYPSQIEKAIGIEVTPQLEKKKKLTSIQAKDIRVGDSVIIYSKERVGWVTQVSIISNVNSNQKNYEYVGRYAPLTTDGYLIVNGVLVSSYSKPFPWPMELLNPSHNLIDLLARPIVNIEIHFKQIFDYTRNGVVKILRYISNISSKYTFDQSIALSLEIIRAISLFVK
- a CDS encoding Rab geranylgeranyltransferase, alpha subunit — encoded protein: MHGRVKSEQKELTEEEKQYIARAKRLFDECIELINQDQKESTFSVKTLELTEKILKINTEVATMWNFRKSYIISEQSNTQLIDNILNNELILTESLFKNDPKSYNLWSNRAWLLEFIVNLKDADKILLKVEEDYLKNISNFDNLNYIQPFKESLAKYSNIRLKLLINELELCNRLFEVDDRNFHCWRHRSFVLCCLRYISVIISWNTFLEEMQLQELEFLNRMTETNFSNYSAWHHRTLLAFGHQFNSIKDFNREAEFVHTAIYTEPNDQSIWQYYFWLMGDFLPKILFKNEQFKVTPSFHIKDLQVEFPENKDDQIVIHIKFSLPCLINSSTSSLSIESDDGSTITFEKGTWEPIYEDYASIYGFFNSKLNSDFDNKRKKRTATWSYSLSLKENSQDEIRSITNLLSNSPSIFLIISAAHSDTTYTNTPSWNLNDPEYKNETFSSLRISPKLILDEYKFYSFNTRTNDNIVTCKYYFQSESSKSQLREWIGILQSEFDLLKSIQELEPECKYPIIALKYVNDIYHLCSPPDIAENEKMKVDPEMIKLLPTIDPLRKLYYSEKFNIA
- a CDS encoding 60S ribosomal protein L24 → KSTENMRIEKCWYCSSNIYPGHGVTFVRNDAKIFRFCRSKCHRHFKMKHNPRKSKWTKAYRKTRGKEMIMDTTFEFEKKRNCPIRYDRELYIKTIKAMKLVEKIKESRKERFYKTRLMKQQQTQRTLVDKETERNATLLKGPEIPLAQTTTMSDISRQKALKKSEKKMNKIVEKRKSFIDKFSGNTDVSMMDMEDDQEEIVL
- a CDS encoding Cwf5-like with 2 ZnR domains (CCCH and RRM domains missing), whose amino-acid sequence is MSHGLSYEDCNFPIVCDRCLGESKFLRMTKSNQERSCKICNRPCTMFRWKLHNSKKYNQTTICYSCGKIKNVCQSCVSDLNFGLSLYARDDYIKSKKEQGDETALQIMNIPDSVDNRDHFMENKLNGNDETFIKRIDENQKKRKEILKKILAKDDKIEAKEVTNYSKNTTECGSSSKTTIKSISKN
- a CDS encoding thioredoxin/PDI, cyanobacterial type, signal peptide plus 4 transmembrane domains is translated as MSVFSAFTMPVLLACWSVCIILSILDLYYLNNMDKNWSIYDHQLLESKAWWICGIPLSVYSLLAEISLLIATSFSYMKAQNEIEFEDGERFKEYRSYNSNYTYSNLYENAEGYTSSILNWIDSIGIWNRIVFMMTNFIAIMSCYFLFIGLFEYNTRSVTFLLKSSVIGLALILTWIPGVLSTYTESFRLFGIVVASSIVFIFMMYSRNYQITGKVKDLTSEVMNIRKLTKGEEIINRRIIERYVESGGKYYTISTSPAAIATELEWGKAAIQVLKDNNSYFDCNFDQNRNSWTSCVEEKITSYPTWLIGDKTISGVVSPKTIAHMVNINLKELSEEVLALVHPDDKKEIENRISDFSEGSSTEASTDTDTDSTEAQGEDISKELSSVSFGEGKVDLIAKELGEEIRNNNEVGDDKEDNFEQSSEVVEEIQKDVQKNKRKKRRNAIKKKKAKIQNKQISKNKEEQEEEELAESMYDQPSFRGMSILNKLEANNKAGGEKIVNLIEANPENSEDQGLKEGLELPSKEEFEKLSDSINRRNEEMIKEEQKLEQEAEKEIRDIENDDNDQIVGAEVESEIINDLNEVDSQSREVGMLNELQKDNSERLITPTQGEQDDKLFLQAGQKSSNTINILDKTTSGQAAEPSEQSSSSDHVVSEMIQSDEVNE